One Desulfocurvibacter africanus subsp. africanus DSM 2603 genomic region harbors:
- a CDS encoding N-acetyltransferase: protein MEAYTIRKASMSDIKVMHRLLMSCAQKSQLLPRSLNSLYGHVRDFYVAEEIATGTPVGCCALTICWEDLAEVRSLALDEAHKGRGVGRAMVQTCLDEASQLGLSRVFALTYVVDFFRRCGFSEVEKDTLPQKVWSDCINCPKFPECDETAMLITLPSR from the coding sequence ATGGAGGCGTATACAATTCGCAAGGCCAGCATGTCCGACATCAAGGTCATGCACAGGCTGCTCATGTCCTGCGCCCAGAAGAGCCAACTTCTGCCGCGCTCCCTGAATTCATTGTACGGGCACGTGCGCGACTTCTACGTGGCCGAGGAGATCGCCACAGGCACGCCCGTTGGCTGCTGCGCTCTGACCATCTGCTGGGAAGACCTGGCCGAAGTGCGTTCGCTGGCCCTGGATGAAGCGCACAAGGGCAGGGGCGTGGGGCGGGCCATGGTTCAGACTTGTCTGGATGAGGCCTCCCAACTGGGGCTGTCGCGCGTTTTTGCCCTGACTTACGTGGTGGACTTTTTTCGCAGGTGCGGCTTTTCCGAGGTGGAAAAAGACACCCTGCCGCAGAAGGTCTGGTCCGACTGCATCAACTGTCCCAAATTCCCGGAGTGCGACGAGACCGCAATGCTCATCACGCTCCCCTCCCGTTGA
- a CDS encoding TlpA family protein disulfide reductase — MTGSNRLIRLMVMGCVLALLCLAACSRDEGSDRADEQEGRKASAPTDSPAAVEQQRPAASWGELHDGSNLQTLSYSELLEFIDGSKGKVVLVNFWATWCPPCRQELPELKALREKYSPEQLVVLGVSVDETKEPVRRFMQDEPLNYPVYMSSRELLAAYQVSGVPYTVVYDRNGHQADDMAGYVAGEVEAMVRNLMQEN, encoded by the coding sequence ATGACAGGTTCGAACCGCTTGATCCGTTTGATGGTCATGGGCTGCGTGCTGGCCCTGCTTTGCCTCGCGGCTTGCTCGCGCGATGAGGGCTCGGATCGGGCCGACGAGCAGGAGGGTCGCAAGGCTTCCGCCCCGACGGACAGCCCCGCCGCCGTTGAGCAACAGCGGCCTGCCGCGAGCTGGGGGGAACTCCATGACGGCTCGAACCTTCAGACGTTGAGTTATAGCGAGCTGCTGGAGTTCATCGACGGCAGCAAGGGCAAGGTCGTGCTCGTCAACTTCTGGGCCACCTGGTGTCCGCCTTGCAGGCAGGAGCTTCCCGAGCTCAAGGCCCTGCGGGAGAAGTATTCGCCCGAGCAGCTCGTCGTGCTCGGCGTCTCCGTGGACGAAACCAAAGAGCCCGTGAGGCGCTTCATGCAGGATGAGCCCCTCAACTACCCAGTGTATATGAGTTCACGTGAGCTGCTGGCCGCCTATCAGGTCAGCGGCGTGCCATATACCGTAGTGTATGACCGTAACGGCCACCAGGCCGACGACATGGCCGGCTATGTGGCCGGCGAGGTCGAGGCCATGGTGCGCAACCTCATGCAGGAGAACTGA
- a CDS encoding DUF3426 domain-containing protein, which produces MIVQCPECQTKYNLPDNKILDSGTKVRCSRCTHTFTAYPESVEPAFEPAPKLQTEVKAAPVPEPSASKPEPVAPNAQPQKEVAHTADAVGGTSGKAASETDFDEEDFLASLGDLSDLGKDPFEDKQKESDEISFSDDFLKEDVPAKADRKKKPAVEDEDIFGGLSSETDLGALLGDKPAARKKPADDLGLDDLDLGSDFAPSPSRESKKASEMGSGEPDDLGLGEDLGWGESTENVEEEAGGRQDKPGAAAQEELGDDEFEAALRGLSMDLDEGDPAPAGRSAGRQRSLDQSDDMDDLWPTANDETGFEDETGSGSSASGLGLNLDGDDDFDRQPKKQKRKSGGAGKLLLFLLLFVFLLAGGGVAAIHYLGLWSSLPPWVQDMARTAGLPQSGSMAKPAEEQVRLLSLENIRQYTVQNEKAGQVFVIEGKVVNNFPSSKEFIRVQASLYDQTGNVVVSKDMSAGNTVSLFQLQIMSPQEIDAALNSDVGILSNNSDVQTGESVPFMAVFFNAPETVAEFGVKVIEAKDPAK; this is translated from the coding sequence ATGATTGTTCAATGCCCAGAGTGTCAGACTAAATACAACCTCCCCGACAACAAGATTTTGGACAGCGGCACCAAGGTCCGCTGCTCCCGTTGCACACATACCTTCACCGCTTATCCTGAAAGCGTCGAACCCGCATTTGAGCCGGCGCCCAAGCTTCAAACGGAAGTCAAGGCAGCGCCTGTACCCGAACCCTCAGCGTCCAAACCCGAGCCTGTCGCTCCCAATGCCCAGCCTCAAAAGGAAGTCGCTCACACGGCTGATGCCGTTGGCGGCACGTCCGGCAAGGCCGCTTCCGAGACCGATTTCGACGAGGAGGATTTCCTCGCCAGCCTGGGCGATCTGAGCGACCTGGGCAAGGACCCCTTTGAAGACAAGCAGAAGGAAAGCGACGAGATTTCCTTCTCTGACGATTTCCTCAAGGAGGATGTTCCGGCCAAGGCGGATAGAAAGAAAAAGCCCGCGGTCGAGGACGAGGATATCTTCGGCGGCCTAAGTTCCGAAACGGACCTGGGCGCGCTGCTGGGCGACAAGCCTGCGGCTCGCAAGAAGCCTGCCGATGACTTGGGTCTGGACGACCTTGATTTGGGCTCTGATTTCGCACCGAGTCCAAGTCGTGAAAGCAAAAAGGCCTCTGAGATGGGGTCCGGTGAGCCGGACGATCTTGGTCTCGGTGAGGATTTGGGCTGGGGCGAATCGACCGAAAATGTAGAGGAGGAAGCTGGCGGCAGGCAAGACAAGCCCGGCGCCGCGGCTCAGGAAGAACTTGGAGACGACGAGTTCGAGGCTGCCTTGCGCGGCTTGTCCATGGACCTGGACGAAGGCGATCCCGCCCCTGCCGGACGGTCGGCAGGGCGGCAGCGTTCTCTGGACCAGTCCGACGATATGGATGACTTGTGGCCGACGGCTAATGACGAGACAGGTTTTGAGGACGAGACCGGATCTGGTTCTAGTGCCTCAGGCCTAGGCTTGAACCTGGATGGGGACGACGATTTCGACCGTCAGCCCAAGAAGCAGAAAAGGAAGTCCGGCGGCGCAGGCAAGCTTTTGCTCTTTCTGCTCTTGTTCGTGTTCCTGCTCGCAGGAGGCGGCGTGGCCGCCATCCACTATCTCGGCCTGTGGTCCAGTCTGCCTCCGTGGGTCCAGGATATGGCCCGCACGGCTGGTTTGCCCCAGAGCGGCAGCATGGCCAAGCCCGCCGAGGAGCAGGTTCGTCTGCTCTCACTGGAGAACATCCGCCAGTACACCGTGCAGAACGAAAAAGCGGGCCAAGTCTTCGTCATCGAGGGCAAGGTGGTCAATAACTTCCCCAGCTCTAAAGAATTCATCCGCGTGCAGGCGAGCCTATATGATCAGACGGGCAACGTCGTGGTCAGCAAGGACATGTCCGCCGGCAACACGGTCTCCTTGTTTCAACTTCAGATCATGAGCCCTCAGGAGATCGATGCCGCGCTCAACTCCGACGTGGGCATCCTGAGCAACAATTCCGACGTGCAGACCGGCGAGTCCGTGCCGTTCATGGCCGTGTTCTTCAATGCGCCCGAGACCGTGGCCGAATTCGGGGTCAAGGTAATAGAGGCCAAGGACCCAGCGAAGTAG
- the hpt gene encoding hypoxanthine phosphoribosyltransferase has protein sequence MPTFIKLIDEQDIARRVQELGLEICRHYGDEPIIAVCVLKGAFLFFSDLVRALPQQMDVRLDFVRLASYGDRTHGAEKVEFKKDMETNIEGKHVLVVEDIVDTGRSMDYFLKVLALRRPKSVKICALIDKSERREVELQVDFTGFALDKGFVVGYGLDYAEKYRGMRSIYDLIPDGDGRSG, from the coding sequence ATGCCGACTTTCATCAAGCTCATTGACGAACAGGATATAGCACGCCGCGTGCAGGAACTCGGCCTGGAGATATGCCGCCACTATGGCGACGAACCAATCATTGCCGTGTGCGTGCTCAAGGGAGCCTTTCTCTTTTTCTCGGATCTGGTGCGCGCCTTGCCGCAGCAGATGGACGTGCGCTTGGACTTCGTGCGCCTGGCCAGCTACGGCGACCGCACACACGGCGCCGAGAAAGTCGAATTCAAGAAGGATATGGAGACGAACATCGAAGGCAAGCATGTGCTCGTTGTGGAAGACATCGTGGACACGGGCCGGTCCATGGATTACTTCCTCAAGGTTCTTGCCTTGCGCAGGCCTAAATCGGTCAAGATATGTGCCCTTATAGACAAGTCCGAACGGCGCGAGGTGGAATTGCAGGTTGATTTCACCGGCTTTGCCCTGGACAAAGGTTTTGTGGTGGGCTACGGACTTGACTATGCTGAAAAATATCGCGGCATGCGTAGCATCTACGACCTAATCCCCGATGGCGACGGCCGAAGCGGATAG